From Flavipsychrobacter sp., a single genomic window includes:
- a CDS encoding DUF4293 domain-containing protein, whose translation MIQRIQSVWLLLAALVNAGLFYLSYYKAIFLTNGEETVKYLRATSYLPSLVVLIVITILPLVTIFRFKDRKKQSRMAVLSMIASIGFHALAIMRIGNINNSEPLPSDGSYQIGFFLPTIAIIFLLLAIKGIRKDEKLVKSLDRLR comes from the coding sequence ATGATACAAAGAATACAAAGCGTATGGCTATTGTTAGCCGCCTTAGTTAATGCAGGATTATTTTACTTGTCTTACTACAAAGCAATATTCCTTACTAATGGTGAGGAAACGGTGAAATACTTACGCGCTACCAGCTATTTACCTTCTTTAGTTGTACTAATCGTTATTACAATACTGCCTTTGGTAACTATCTTTAGGTTCAAGGATAGAAAAAAGCAAAGCCGCATGGCGGTATTGAGCATGATCGCGTCAATAGGGTTTCATGCATTAGCTATTATGCGCATTGGCAACATTAACAATAGCGAGCCTTTACCATCCGACGGTAGCTACCAAATAGGATTCTTTTTGCCTACCATTGCTATCATCTTTTTACTACTAGCTATAAAAGGCATTAGAAAAGATGAGAAGCTAGTGAAATCTCTAGACCGCTTGAGATAA
- the serS gene encoding serine--tRNA ligase, with amino-acid sequence MLPIQLFREQKDLILAGLEKKNFKEPELVDAIISLDEQVRAVKAENDNLLAAINSASKSIGMHMAKGEKEEAEQKKAEVAQHKEQTKELAHKLSELENELHETIVKLPNLPHSSVPFGKTPEDNEVVREGGAQPQLPENAKPHWELMEQYNLVDFELGNKITGSGFPVYIGQGARLQRALINYFLNYNIDAGYKEYYPPYMVNEASAYGTGQLPDKEGQMYHVTADELFLIPTAEVPLTNVYRDVIVPEQELPVMMTGFTPCFRREAGSYGKDVRGLNRVHQFDKVEIVQIVKPETSYDVLEGMVAHVEKLLQSLGLQYRILRLCGGDMSFTAAITYDFEVYSAAQERWLEVSSVSNFENFQTNRMKIRYKDDKKKTHLLHSLNGSSLALPRIMACLLENNQTADGIKVPEVLQPFLGKDMIN; translated from the coding sequence ATGCTGCCGATACAATTATTTAGGGAACAAAAAGACCTAATACTAGCGGGATTAGAAAAGAAGAACTTTAAAGAACCCGAACTGGTGGATGCCATTATATCGCTTGATGAGCAAGTGCGTGCTGTAAAAGCTGAGAATGACAATCTACTGGCTGCTATCAACTCCGCATCCAAAAGTATTGGTATGCACATGGCTAAGGGAGAAAAAGAAGAGGCAGAGCAGAAAAAAGCAGAAGTAGCCCAGCATAAAGAGCAAACTAAAGAACTGGCACATAAGCTTTCCGAGCTAGAAAATGAGCTGCATGAAACGATAGTAAAGCTACCTAACCTACCTCATAGCAGTGTACCTTTTGGTAAAACACCAGAGGACAATGAAGTAGTACGCGAAGGTGGCGCTCAACCACAGCTCCCTGAAAATGCAAAACCTCATTGGGAGTTGATGGAACAATACAATCTCGTTGATTTTGAACTGGGTAATAAAATAACCGGTAGTGGCTTCCCTGTATATATAGGGCAAGGTGCAAGATTGCAGCGTGCACTTATCAACTACTTCCTCAATTATAATATTGATGCAGGGTACAAAGAGTACTACCCACCATATATGGTGAACGAAGCGAGTGCATACGGTACTGGTCAGCTACCAGATAAAGAAGGACAGATGTATCATGTAACTGCCGATGAGCTTTTCCTGATACCTACTGCCGAAGTACCATTGACCAATGTGTATAGAGATGTGATCGTACCAGAGCAAGAACTACCTGTGATGATGACGGGCTTTACACCTTGCTTCCGCAGAGAGGCAGGCTCTTATGGTAAAGATGTACGCGGGCTGAACCGTGTGCACCAGTTTGATAAAGTAGAGATCGTACAAATAGTAAAACCTGAAACTAGCTACGATGTATTGGAAGGCATGGTAGCCCATGTAGAAAAATTATTACAATCGCTGGGACTACAATACCGCATACTACGCCTTTGTGGTGGTGATATGAGTTTCACCGCTGCTATTACTTACGACTTTGAAGTATACAGCGCAGCTCAGGAGCGTTGGCTGGAAGTAAGCTCTGTATCTAACTTCGAAAACTTCCAAACCAACAGGATGAAGATCCGCTACAAAGACGACAAGAAAAAAACACACCTGTTGCACTCGCTCAATGGTAGCTCTCTGGCACTGCCTCGTATTATGGCTTGCCTGCTAGAAAACAACCAAACAGCTGATGGCATTAAGGTACCTGAAGTATTACAACCCTTCTTAGGAAAGGATATGATCAACTAA
- a CDS encoding MoxR family ATPase has translation METPTSTSVDIRELNERIHQHSAFIELLNMELGKAVVGQKQMVERLMIGMLANGHVLLEGVPGLAKTLAIKSLASAIHANFARIQFTPDLLPADVLGTMIYNPQEHKFEVRKGPIFSNFILADEINRAPAKVQSALLEAMQERQVTIGDSTYKLAEPFLVLATQNPIEQEGTYELPEAQVDRFMLKVVITYPEQEEERHIIRTNLNPGGMAKINQVVSPEEILKARSLVREVYMDEKIEQYILDIVFATRFPEKYNLNKLKPLIAYGGSPRASINLALAAKAYAFIKRRGYVIPEDVRAVCHDVMRHRIGITYEAEAENITSVQILNEILNVVEVP, from the coding sequence ATGGAAACACCTACTTCTACATCGGTAGATATTCGTGAATTAAATGAACGCATCCATCAGCATAGCGCTTTTATAGAGCTATTGAACATGGAGCTGGGCAAAGCTGTTGTTGGGCAGAAACAAATGGTGGAAAGATTGATGATCGGCATGCTGGCCAATGGCCACGTGTTGCTTGAAGGTGTACCCGGCTTGGCGAAAACACTAGCTATTAAATCATTAGCCTCTGCTATACATGCCAATTTTGCCAGAATACAGTTCACACCAGACCTATTACCTGCCGATGTATTGGGTACTATGATATACAACCCTCAAGAGCACAAGTTTGAAGTACGTAAAGGACCTATCTTCTCCAACTTCATATTGGCCGATGAGATCAACCGTGCCCCTGCCAAAGTACAAAGTGCCTTACTGGAGGCAATGCAAGAGCGTCAGGTAACCATTGGTGATAGTACTTACAAATTGGCAGAGCCTTTCCTTGTACTGGCTACACAAAACCCCATAGAACAAGAGGGTACTTACGAATTACCAGAAGCGCAAGTAGACCGTTTTATGCTGAAAGTGGTGATCACCTATCCTGAGCAGGAAGAAGAAAGACATATTATCCGTACCAACCTGAACCCAGGTGGTATGGCCAAGATAAACCAAGTGGTTAGCCCCGAGGAGATATTGAAGGCTCGTAGCCTGGTACGTGAAGTATATATGGATGAGAAAATTGAGCAATACATATTAGATATTGTATTTGCCACTCGTTTTCCAGAGAAATACAACCTCAACAAACTGAAACCACTTATTGCCTATGGTGGTTCTCCACGTGCTAGTATCAACTTAGCATTGGCAGCTAAGGCTTATGCCTTTATCAAACGCCGTGGTTATGTAATACCTGAAGATGTACGTGCCGTGTGTCACGATGTGATGCGCCACCGTATAGGTATTACTTACGAAGCGGAGGCGGAGAATATCACCAGCGTGCAAATACTCAATGAAATTCTTAATGTGGTAGAAGTGCCTTAG
- a CDS encoding TonB-dependent receptor, whose translation MRLNQKYLLTSLLAVTAVGVHAQTKNEDTSTLFKQQELQPIEVRSLRATSNSPFAKTELNKEDIQKANNGQDVPYLLQYTPSTVVTSDAGAGVGYTGLRVRGTDGTRINVTLNGIPVNDAESQGTFFVNFTDIASSTGSIQLQRGVGTSTNGSGAFGATMSISNLEQFEKAGAEIINSIGSFNTRRHTLRAGTGLLKSGLSFDVRLSKISSDGYIDRSASDMKSLQFIAGWQASDKTSLRFMVMTGKEKTQQAWNGVPQDSLSTNRTYNELGVKADGSYYDNQTDNYQQDYYQLFLDHKFSKHLTGHVAGFLTRGKGYYEEYRLGQSYSKYGLPDFITAKNDTITSTDLIRQLWLDNYYYGGVFSLLYDKKNTQLTFGGGWNRYEGDHYGHITWAMNNVPNNYRWYLNNAQKNDANVYAKAQHTIKDKLILFADLQYRNVQYDISGFRDNPTLSPSVSYNFFNPKAGVSYLLRNDMIQKQRFYASIAVANKEPNRNDFEAGVKTLPKAEQLYDIEAGYELNRSKWNVSANYFYMMYKDQLVLTGQINDVGAYTRTNVANSYRMGIELQGAVLAKSWLKLFANATLSQNKIQNFIEYYDNYDDPSGNQVAIAHSNTDIAFSPNFITAGGVTFMPLKRVLKKQSLELDLLSRYIGKQYLDNTSNDDRSVGSYGLLDARVRYTIRTSVIRELGLNLMLNNILDNKYESNGYTYSYRYGGANTTVNYYYPQAGFNWLLGVSMKF comes from the coding sequence ATGCGATTAAATCAAAAATACCTGCTGACTTCACTGTTAGCCGTAACAGCGGTAGGTGTACATGCGCAAACAAAAAACGAAGACACCAGTACACTTTTCAAACAACAAGAATTACAACCTATTGAAGTTCGCTCACTCAGAGCAACATCAAACTCCCCGTTTGCAAAAACGGAGCTGAACAAAGAGGATATACAGAAGGCCAACAATGGTCAAGACGTTCCTTATTTGTTGCAATACACACCATCTACGGTAGTTACGTCAGATGCAGGTGCGGGTGTGGGGTATACAGGTCTTAGGGTGCGTGGTACAGATGGTACACGTATCAATGTAACACTAAACGGTATTCCTGTGAATGATGCAGAAAGTCAGGGTACTTTCTTTGTCAACTTTACAGATATTGCTTCTTCTACAGGTTCTATACAATTGCAGCGCGGGGTGGGAACGTCCACTAACGGCTCAGGAGCTTTTGGCGCTACCATGAGTATCAGCAATCTGGAGCAGTTCGAAAAAGCAGGTGCAGAGATCATAAACAGTATCGGTTCTTTCAATACAAGAAGGCATACGTTGCGTGCAGGAACGGGTTTGTTAAAAAGTGGACTTTCTTTTGATGTTCGCCTATCAAAAATATCTTCAGACGGCTATATCGATCGTTCTGCTAGTGATATGAAATCCTTACAGTTTATTGCAGGCTGGCAAGCAAGTGACAAGACTTCTTTGCGTTTTATGGTAATGACGGGTAAGGAAAAAACACAGCAAGCTTGGAATGGTGTGCCACAGGACTCCTTATCAACCAACAGAACATATAACGAACTGGGTGTAAAAGCAGATGGCTCTTATTACGATAACCAAACTGATAATTACCAACAAGATTATTATCAGTTGTTCCTAGATCATAAGTTCTCCAAACACCTTACAGGTCACGTAGCGGGTTTCTTAACCCGAGGCAAAGGGTATTATGAGGAGTATCGCTTAGGTCAATCGTATAGTAAATACGGCTTGCCTGATTTTATCACAGCTAAGAATGATACTATTACGTCTACAGATCTGATCCGTCAGCTGTGGCTAGATAACTATTACTATGGTGGTGTTTTCTCTCTATTGTACGATAAGAAAAATACACAACTAACTTTTGGTGGTGGTTGGAATCGTTATGAAGGTGATCACTATGGCCATATCACTTGGGCAATGAACAATGTGCCTAATAACTATAGATGGTACTTGAATAACGCACAGAAGAATGATGCGAATGTATATGCCAAGGCACAACATACCATCAAGGATAAGTTGATATTGTTTGCCGATCTACAGTATAGAAATGTGCAGTATGACATCAGCGGTTTTAGAGACAACCCTACATTGAGCCCTTCGGTTAGTTACAACTTCTTTAATCCAAAGGCGGGTGTTTCTTATCTGTTACGCAACGATATGATACAAAAGCAACGTTTCTACGCTTCAATAGCAGTGGCTAATAAAGAACCGAATAGAAATGACTTTGAAGCGGGAGTAAAAACTCTGCCTAAAGCAGAACAATTGTATGATATAGAAGCAGGTTATGAGTTGAATAGAAGCAAATGGAATGTTAGTGCCAACTACTTTTACATGATGTACAAAGACCAATTGGTTCTTACAGGGCAGATAAATGATGTAGGTGCTTATACACGTACCAATGTGGCTAATAGCTATAGAATGGGTATAGAACTACAAGGTGCAGTGTTGGCTAAGAGCTGGTTGAAGCTATTTGCAAATGCTACTTTGTCTCAAAACAAGATCCAGAATTTTATAGAATACTATGATAACTACGACGACCCAAGTGGTAATCAAGTAGCTATTGCTCATAGTAACACAGATATTGCTTTTTCTCCCAACTTTATTACTGCAGGTGGGGTGACATTTATGCCTTTGAAACGTGTTTTGAAGAAGCAAAGTTTGGAACTAGACCTATTGTCAAGATACATTGGCAAGCAATATTTGGATAACACGAGTAATGATGATAGAAGCGTAGGCTCTTATGGTTTATTAGATGCTAGAGTACGTTACACTATCCGTACCAGCGTGATTCGTGAGTTGGGCTTGAACCTGATGTTGAATAATATATTGGATAATAAATATGAAAGCAACGGCTATACTTATAGCTATAGATATGGCGGTGCTAATACAACTGTCAACTATTATTATCCTCAAGCAGGCTTCAACTGGCTGTTAGGTGTCAGTATGAAGTTCTAA
- a CDS encoding zinc metallopeptidase: MGYIFISMLFMFIGMYVSNRLKSKFREYGQVPLSAGLSGREVAERMLRENGIYDVQVTTSNGFLSDHYNPADKTVNLSPDVYNGRNVSAAAVAAHECGHAVQHATAYSMLQLRSKLVPIVQVSSSLAQWVIFAGLGLFFGRGNQMLLLIGIILFSVTTIFSLITLPVEYDASNRALKWMNNTHLTSGAEHDKAEDALKWAARTYLVAALASVANLLYFVMIFLGRRD; encoded by the coding sequence ATGGGATATATATTTATATCAATGTTGTTCATGTTCATAGGTATGTATGTGAGCAATAGGTTGAAGAGCAAGTTTAGAGAATATGGTCAAGTGCCGCTAAGTGCAGGCTTGAGCGGTAGAGAAGTGGCGGAGCGGATGCTCAGGGAGAATGGCATATATGATGTGCAAGTCACCACATCAAACGGTTTTTTATCAGACCACTATAATCCTGCTGATAAGACAGTGAACCTAAGCCCTGATGTATACAATGGGCGTAATGTATCAGCAGCAGCTGTGGCGGCACATGAGTGTGGGCATGCTGTACAGCATGCTACTGCGTATAGTATGTTGCAACTGCGTAGTAAGCTAGTGCCTATAGTGCAGGTAAGTAGCTCATTGGCTCAGTGGGTGATATTTGCAGGTTTAGGTTTGTTTTTTGGTAGGGGCAATCAGATGCTACTCTTGATAGGCATCATCTTATTCTCTGTAACTACGATCTTCTCATTAATAACCTTACCTGTAGAATATGACGCGAGCAACAGAGCTTTGAAATGGATGAATAATACCCACTTGACATCAGGTGCAGAGCATGATAAGGCAGAAGATGCTTTGAAATGGGCGGCACGTACTTATCTGGTAGCTGCGCTAGCGTCGGTAGCCAACCTGCTATATTTTGTAATGATATTTTTAGGTCGTAGAGACTAA
- a CDS encoding MBL fold metallo-hydrolase: MIVEQLYTNCLSEAAYFIAHDGEAAIIDPLRDVDTYIKKAEDLGVKIKYIFETHFHADFVSGHLELAKKTGAPIVYGPQTSTKFKVHIAEDGEEFTIGKLKMKAIHTPGHTLESTCYLLHDEAGNEHSVFTGDTLFVGDVGRPDLFSGNMSQEEQAGLLYDSLHNKVKQLADSTIVYPAHGPGSACGKNLGSETFSTIGAQKETNYALQDMTKEEFISVVTEGLTPPPAYFPINAKINSEGYESLDEVMNKALKPFSVNEFKEQQNNNVWVVDTRKATDFTLQFVPGSISIGLEGRFAEWAGSLLPFDQPIMIVADKGKEEESVTRLARVGLDKVVGYLDGGIDAWRSAGEEIDMIIDIEADELAMDIPHDNKLEVIDVRKPSEFEAGHVKGAQNAPLDTLIDPLNIALIDEDNNLYVHCAGGYRSVIAASLLKRQGYSNVRNVLGGFGQIKEVKGMPIVVPKAEQA, from the coding sequence ATGATAGTAGAACAATTATATACCAATTGCCTTAGTGAAGCGGCATATTTTATTGCCCACGATGGAGAGGCAGCTATTATAGATCCTTTGCGTGATGTAGATACCTACATTAAAAAAGCAGAAGACTTAGGTGTGAAGATCAAATATATATTTGAAACACATTTTCATGCCGACTTTGTTAGTGGTCATTTGGAACTTGCTAAAAAAACGGGCGCACCTATAGTCTATGGTCCGCAAACAAGTACAAAGTTTAAAGTACATATAGCTGAAGATGGAGAAGAGTTTACTATTGGTAAGCTAAAAATGAAAGCCATTCATACGCCGGGGCATACACTAGAAAGCACTTGCTATTTATTGCACGACGAGGCAGGTAACGAGCATAGTGTATTTACAGGAGATACTTTGTTTGTAGGTGATGTTGGCCGCCCCGACTTGTTTAGTGGCAATATGAGTCAGGAAGAACAAGCGGGATTACTATATGATTCTCTTCATAATAAAGTGAAGCAACTAGCAGATAGTACAATTGTATATCCTGCACATGGGCCAGGTTCCGCTTGTGGTAAAAATTTAGGTTCAGAAACCTTTAGTACCATTGGTGCACAAAAGGAGACAAACTATGCATTGCAGGATATGACCAAGGAGGAGTTTATCAGCGTAGTAACAGAAGGGCTGACACCACCGCCAGCTTATTTCCCTATCAATGCTAAGATCAACAGCGAAGGGTATGAAAGCTTGGATGAGGTGATGAATAAAGCATTAAAGCCATTCTCTGTCAATGAGTTTAAAGAACAGCAGAACAACAATGTATGGGTGGTAGACACACGTAAGGCTACAGACTTTACTTTACAGTTTGTACCAGGGTCTATCAGCATAGGTTTAGAGGGAAGGTTTGCAGAGTGGGCAGGTAGTTTATTGCCTTTCGATCAGCCAATAATGATAGTAGCTGACAAAGGAAAAGAGGAGGAGTCTGTTACCAGATTAGCAAGAGTTGGATTGGATAAGGTGGTAGGCTATCTTGATGGTGGTATTGATGCTTGGAGAAGTGCAGGAGAAGAGATAGATATGATCATAGATATTGAGGCAGATGAATTAGCAATGGACATTCCTCATGATAATAAATTAGAGGTAATAGATGTGCGTAAACCTAGTGAGTTTGAAGCTGGTCATGTAAAAGGAGCGCAAAATGCACCATTAGACACACTCATAGATCCTTTGAATATTGCGTTAATAGATGAAGATAATAATCTGTATGTGCATTGTGCGGGAGGTTATCGTTCCGTAATAGCAGCATCGTTATTAAAACGTCAAGGATATAGTAATGTGCGTAACGTCTTGGGAGGTTTTGGGCAGATAAAAGAGGTAAAAGGAATGCCAATAGTAGTACCTAAAGCAGAACAAGCATAG
- a CDS encoding TetR/AcrR family transcriptional regulator → MSDTKEEILRLGELLIRDKGYNAFSYQDISGKLSIKNAAVHYHFPKKSMLAAQVLRDTRVKFDELMEDHRQATATEKLRAFFDIYKSSSEEHKICLVGAMITDYNTLDEQVSQELKLVMDEILTAVKNILKEGRNSGAFFFKEKPRTKALLIITNMIAALQVARVTGQEDYNKIEQAVIEGLTNP, encoded by the coding sequence ATGTCTGATACAAAAGAAGAAATTCTACGCTTAGGAGAACTGCTGATAAGAGATAAAGGTTACAATGCTTTTAGTTATCAAGATATCTCGGGTAAGTTGTCTATCAAAAATGCTGCAGTGCATTATCATTTCCCTAAAAAATCGATGCTTGCGGCACAAGTATTAAGAGATACAAGGGTGAAATTTGATGAATTGATGGAAGACCATCGACAAGCTACTGCTACAGAAAAGTTGAGGGCATTTTTTGATATCTATAAGAGTAGTAGTGAAGAGCATAAAATATGTTTGGTAGGTGCTATGATAACAGACTATAATACTCTTGATGAGCAAGTGAGCCAAGAGCTGAAGTTGGTAATGGATGAGATACTAACGGCGGTAAAAAATATACTTAAAGAGGGACGAAATAGTGGAGCGTTTTTTTTCAAAGAAAAACCAAGAACCAAGGCATTATTAATAATAACTAATATGATAGCTGCCTTGCAAGTAGCAAGGGTAACAGGTCAAGAAGACTACAATAAAATTGAACAAGCAGTAATAGAAGGGCTGACAAACCCGTAA